A part of Nerophis lumbriciformis linkage group LG25, RoL_Nlum_v2.1, whole genome shotgun sequence genomic DNA contains:
- the LOC133621682 gene encoding uncharacterized protein yields the protein MPRSFLVKRGGLEPLQSEQSPAMNAAEKEKGSWYTSQGDATAPMQDIDTVVLESLQNFPDNKSSEEPTSADPCCPDHKDTSKEAPQAAVCSRPQIFTTHVSSFKRHMYKCHGTRTPAHILSYTTDRGKERPFACTECGKAFKRSSTLSTHLLIHSDTRPYACQYCSKRFHQKSDMKKHTFIHTGEKPHVCHVCGKGFSQSSNLITHSRKHKGDWPYRCPRCLYSFQDRRNLWQHQCARR from the exons ATGCCTCGGTCATTTTTAGTAAAGCGGGGAGGTTTAGAGCCCCTTCAGTCAGAACAGAGTCCTGCAATGAATGCAGCAGAAAAAGAGAAGGGGTCCTGGTACACATCCCAGGGGGACGCCACAGCACCCATGCAGGATATTGACACAGTCGTCCTTGAATCATTGCAGAACTTTCCTGATAACAAGTCCTCTGAAG AGCCCACATCTGCTGATCCCTGCTGTCCAGACCACAAAGATACTTCCAAAGAAGCCCCTCAAGCCGCTGTGTGCTCCAGACCTCAA ATATTTACTACGCATGTGTCCAGTTTCAAGAGACACATGTACAAGTGCCATGGAACCAGGACGCCAGCACACATCCTGTCGTACACAACAGATAGGGGGAAG GAAAGGCCGTTTGCCTGCACAGAGTGTGGGAAAGCGTTCAAGCGCTCCTCCACCCTTTCCACTCATCTGCTCATCCATTCTGACACCCGGCCGTATGCATGCCAGTACTGCAGTAAACGGTTCCACCAGAAGTCGGACATGAAGAAACACACCTTCATACACACTG GCGAGAAGCCCCACGTGTGTCACGTATGCGGGAAAGGCTTCAGCCAGAGCTCCAACCTCATCACCCACAGCCGCAAGCACAAAGGCGACTGGCCCTACCGCTGCCCTCGCTGCCTCTACAGCTTCCAGGACCGACGGAACTTGTGGCAGCACCAGTGTGCCCGCCGCTAA